From the genome of Nisaea sediminum:
CCGATCTCGGCTGGTCCAAGACCGAGCTGACCGGTGCCTTCACCGCCTCGATCACGGTCTCGGCACTCTGTTCGCCCTATATCGGCAAGCTGATCGACCGAGGATACGGCGCCAAGGTTCTCACCGGCTCCACCCTGATCGGCGGCATTCTGATCGCCTCGCTCTCGCTGGTCGACAGTCTCCCTGTCTTCTACGCCGTCTGGTGCGGCCTCGGCGCCGCCATGTCCGCCTGTCTCTACGAGCCCTGCTTCATGCTGGTGACCCGCACGCGCGGCGTCTCGGCAAAGCGCGGCATCACCCTGATTACGCTGGTCGCCGGCTTCGCCGGAACCGTCTCCTTCCCGAGCGCCCATGCCCTGGTCGCGTTCGCGGACTGGCGCTTCGCGGTCCAGGTTTCCGGCGCCGCCGTATGCCTCGTCGGCCTGCCGCTCATGTTCGCGGGCGCCAAGGCCCTGGAGGCCGGCCGCCTGCATCACGTGCCGGAAACGCCGAAACCCGCAACGGACGGCTCCGCACCCGCAAAGCCGGCGCATTTCCTCTCGAACCCGTCCTTCTGGCTGCTCGCCGTCGGCTTCGCCCTGATGGCGATCTCCCACGGCGTGGTGATCAACCACCTCCTGCCGCTGCTGAAGGAACGCGGCGTCGAGGCGGGACTGGCGGTCGCCGCCGCCTCGATGATCGGACCGATGCAGGTGCTCGGCCGCGTCGTCATGATGTCGGTGGAACGTTTCGTCTCCAACTTCGCCGCAATGATCTACTGCTTCCTCGCGGTCTCCGTCGCCTGCGCGCTGCTGGCCGCAGGCTCGTCGCTCTGGCTGCTCGCCGGCTTCGTCTTCCTGCAGGGCAGCGGCTACGGCCTGACCAGCATCATGCGGCCCGTGGTCACCCGCGAGATCATGGGCCAGGAGAATTTCGGAGCCATCTCGGGCGCCATGGCCCTGCCCTATCTCGCCTGCTTCGCGGGCGCCCCTTTCCTCGGCTCCCTGCTCTGGGAAATCGGCGGTTACGATTTCGCACTGGAGACCGTGGTCGGGACCAGCATTCTCGGACTGCTCTGCTATCTCAGGGCCGCAACCCGCGGACGGCACACGGCCTGACAGCTGCACAGCAAAGCAAGGGCTTGACCTTCGGCGCCGGACGGATAGAACCGTCCGGACGCTCCGTCGAACCGCTGGGGATGGCGCCATGCTGACCGGGTCCGTGACAACCATGCTCGAAGAGCGGCCCGCCTGGCTCGTCCCGGCAGCGGTTTCCCTGTTCTCCGCCACCATGCTCGGAGGGGCCTTCGCCTTCCAGTATCTCGGCGGTCTCGCCCCCTGCGTACTCTGCCTCTACCAGCGCTGGCCG
Proteins encoded in this window:
- a CDS encoding MFS transporter; this translates as MRLDPPIAMLAVAETIVWAGLYYIFPALLVHWEADLGWSKTELTGAFTASITVSALCSPYIGKLIDRGYGAKVLTGSTLIGGILIASLSLVDSLPVFYAVWCGLGAAMSACLYEPCFMLVTRTRGVSAKRGITLITLVAGFAGTVSFPSAHALVAFADWRFAVQVSGAAVCLVGLPLMFAGAKALEAGRLHHVPETPKPATDGSAPAKPAHFLSNPSFWLLAVGFALMAISHGVVINHLLPLLKERGVEAGLAVAAASMIGPMQVLGRVVMMSVERFVSNFAAMIYCFLAVSVACALLAAGSSLWLLAGFVFLQGSGYGLTSIMRPVVTREIMGQENFGAISGAMALPYLACFAGAPFLGSLLWEIGGYDFALETVVGTSILGLLCYLRAATRGRHTA